Within the Bacillota bacterium genome, the region GTTGGCGATCAGGGATCACATGATCCTACTAGTGCTAATACCGGTGGGAGGTGCGGTAGCCGTGGCTGTACCTCTGGGTGTAATGTCTACGCGATGGTCACTGCTGGAACGCCTGGCCATTCCGTTTGCAGATATTGTGCAAACGATTCCCAGTCTGGCCTTGTTAGCGTTGTTAATACCGCTGGGACTGGGCATTGGTAACAAACCGGCCATAGTGGCCCTATTCCTTTATTCGCTGCTACCTATCTTGCAGAACACCCATGCTGGCATCAAGAATGTTGACCCGCATGTAAAAGAAGCAGCCATCGGTATGGGTATGACTGATTTTCAGCTACTCTGGAAGGTGGAATTACCGCTATCCATATCTGTGATCATGACTGGAGTGCGTACGGCATCTGTTATGGCTGTGGGGACGGCTACCTTGGCAGCCATGGTCGGGGGTGGAGGACTGGGCTGTTATATTGT harbors:
- a CDS encoding ABC transporter permease encodes the protein MLMVWQQMWIYLIENWSEILLAIRDHMILLVLIPVGGAVAVAVPLGVMSTRWSLLERLAIPFADIVQTIPSLALLALLIPLGLGIGNKPAIVALFLYSLLPILQNTHAGIKNVDPHVKEAAIGMGMTDFQLLWKVELPLSISVIMTGVRTASVMAVGTATLAAMVGGGGLGCYIVRGLQMMRDYLVLVGAIPAAVLALLADGLLGWLEYWVTPKGLRLLQQKSQ